GAcgaataatgttatttttcttgttttgttcaaatttttgtacaataaaatgttttactactacttactactaACTTTTTTTTGCACTATTTTCAGGCATCTACAGACATGTTTTTCGAAGACAGTTTCTTATATATTATCTGAAAGTAGATACAGCACCGGCTGTGCCTTGCAATCATTCAATTGacgtaatttttttacaaagattttataatttaattacgtAACTATTTAGTCGGTTGAATAAAGGTTAATTTACATGCAGACAGGAAGTCTGGAATCGAACCTTGGATACCTTAGTCACCTTGGCTGCTGAGACCTAGGTATTATCTAGAGAAATACGTAAATGTATTCTTGGCATGCTCGTTTCTTTGTTGTATTATCTTCTTTCATCTACATTGTGCAGTTTTCTGTGACACACATATACACAACACACAACAATatgcttaaaattttaatcATTTCTACATATGTTTTTTGCATGCCTGTTGGTCAAATATAGCGACACCACTTATTATAAGATTACCATCACTGTATGTACTACCTATGTTTGCAAATAAGacatttttgaatttgaatttgaatttgaacatatatttttttaattggatGACATAATGcatttattcaatgttagtcATAATATTTTGCAAAGTGATTACGTAGGTCTTAAATAGTCCCATATCGTGGAAAGATTCGCAGgatatggatgaggtcttggtggctcagttggcagagcgctagagtatcgttcgcagacgtttctgcttgttaaaaattaatataaaccATTTTACTTATAGTATCAATTACGAAATAGCCATTTGTTTTCACAGCTAAATGGGTGTAAGTGTACTGAAGCTAAATagtttagtttcagcaatcaaaagcagatggtttatttttcctacgattgaaaatcaaagaaacatacctacgctcgtggacggaataatccctatgacggaattagccacattggccTTACGCTCTTCATGATAAAAGGATGAAGGATAAAGTCAAAAAGAATGTAGGTACACCATGTAACCCGTTTTCATTCTTCTTAAGTGTAGAAATCTTGTATAAACAATTAACATTGGGTAGCTTCTGtgtcagtaagtacctaatacaatTAATTAACGACAAATAAACTGCAACTCGCTTTTCGCACGCTCCATCGAGCGGCTGATTGAAAGATGTCCAAATAAAACCTGGTGAGCAGAATTAGATGGCGGGAGCAAATTGGAAAGGTAGAATGACTCTGTATCAGTATTAACAGAGCTTGTGAACGTACCATTGCTGGGCACATTTCATGAATGCATGTATAGACAGTTcagtattcataaaacttagtaaCCGGTTTCAGACGATTGTCAAAATCTTAATAAGCAGAAATGTCAAAACGACAGAGGGATTCACTAATTATCAACGGTatgttagatttgacagacaattatgaataacgccatatgaggcattatctatgaaaagggaccttattgtcgatggcgcttacgccgcacagcgtcgcgcggcattgtatttatatcggagcatcgttaataatggcgtaaccgccatcgacaataaggtcccttttcatagataacgtcacatatgtctgcaggagtgtaggtaggtaaaaaaacAGGCCATGGGATATTTATATTAGGTCAAACTTCCGCAATCTAttgtaatctattttttttctcatttgcttTTAAAACTCAACTCAGAGAGATCATTTTGACATTTtcgttcttaaaaaaaatcatccGACCGTTCGTCAGAGACGTTATCAGAGAAAAAAACATATTAAGCAGCTATTTATTAAGGTAGAAGAATTTTAAATCTACCTTATGGCGAATTAACAAAAGAGGCTTCACCGTGTCGTAAGGTTTGCAAAACACTGCAATTTATTGCCGCTTGCAAAATGCATTTAGGATTGCACGAAATGTACGTCGTTTGCTGAATTTAGGCATGTGAATGAGTAGGTTCTGCATTACTGGGAAATATAAGGGTTTAATgcataataaagaataaaacaTTTAGTTCAATaacaaatgaaattatttaacAGATACAAATAGCTTACTTATGTCTGCTTTTATGATTAACTAGCgatagcgacctgccccggcttcgcacgggttaacaaattatacataaaccttcctcttgaatcactctatctattaaaaaaaccgcatcaaaatccgtttcgtagttttaaagatctaagcatacatatgtacagagagggaagcgactttgttttatgctatgttttttttttatatagatatGAATAGGGCTTTGCTTATATTgtgataggtaagtatataaaataattttagctAAAAATCTCTTGTTAACTGTACCCCATTTAATGTAAGCTAGATTCAAGTTATAGGttagtttgtaaataaaaaatacgtattaTTGTGTTAGATATTAGACATTTTATTAAACAATACGTAAACCAcactttatatgacatcctAAAAGTAATTTGGAACTCTGAACAAGcaaaaaatactaataaattCTTAACAAACTCAATAATAATACATCCTGCTATCGCACCCCTTCTGATTGGTACCAACCTCGCCATCGAGTATCAGCGAGTACATAAACTTCTGCGGAACAAGTACCGGCTCATCACTGTTACCCGTACCACTGTTACCACTGTTACCGTACGTGAGTATCGGTACTTGACAAGTATTTTGGCACGCCGTGTTTATAGGAAGGTAATTCGACAACAGAGAAGTTCCATGCGGTGACCAAGTATTTCCAATCCCCGTTCCATATTTACAAGTCACTGGAATATTATGGATTGACGTATGTAGCATAGGTTTGCAGTTTTCTCCCAAATTGATCTTACCAAGCGCTATTTTGTCATTTTCACACGGATCTGTTGCATCTGAAGATATAGTTATACCATAAGGTTCGTTTTCGTAGGTGTTTCCATAGACTTGGGGACAGATTTCTGGTGTATTCTCACATTCTTTTGCCTCTGGTTTAATTATAGAGTTACAGAAGGGACAGAAGTTTGGTGGTGGAGTGCCCAGGTAGACGGGGCCGTCGTAATGTTGTATTTGGATATTTGTATCAGGTTGAGGGATCGCTGCGATATATGTTATCTGATGGggaaaaaaaagttaattacaAATGGATCGAACAAAGTCAAAGGAAACAAAAGTTCTTCAAGTCTCTTGTTTGTATATAGATCCAAGATTTTGTTTGTAGATAGACATTTGTACACATGCagttcacaaataaaaataatatatatgttaaaAGAGGCATAGCTATCTGTAAGTTTCAGTGTAACtctctgtacaatttgtacctaccaatatatagattaagaaactagtataagtaacgaaactgggtcctgtaacacagggtttcctagatcaggacacagggacgtgatttactgtatgtctaaatttatacaataaacttttttcatttttttttcataggaaaTTGCTGGAATAGTCCAGCAATTTCCTTATTTTCTTACAACAGGAGAGacaaattaaaatagaatataattttgtGGGGaggttaaaattattttacccTTAAAAAATTATTccgtatgtacagtcgccatcatatatatcggagcggtcaaggcgctcataaatatctgaacacgcctctattgtcaaggtgttagagtgcgtgttcagacattgtgaacaccttggccgctccgatatatctgatggcgactgtacataacaCATTTTAGAGATACTTAccagtgttaaaaatgaaatgcaattcATCAACTTCATTGTGTCACTAaaattgatttgatttgatgaaTGATCAATTACTGATATCCAAGTACAGTTTAATGTAGTTTGTTCTACTGATGTCCAGTGTCGATCCAATCACTTTATATCCAATTTTCCAAATATTTTCGTATGCATGTCTTCACACTTCCCGAAAATATATTATCTTTTCTTTTATAAACACGTACAAATTTTGGCAATAATAAATTGCGAATGCTTTGCAATATCGCAAACTGCATCGTTTCagggcatttctatttaaagttgtaccatgACTCAATTGACgagttgaaaatatattttgcatTATTTGGTACTTTTTCATGTAATTATATGAGTAAATATATTCTAGTTTACCAAACACCAAAGAGAATCGTCATATTTTTAGGATAAAccagttaaaattaatatttaataggatGAGGCAGGTTTTTTGTGGTCCGTTTGGTTACAAATGGTTTTTGATGTAGTAAATAAACGACATACTTGAAGCAAATGTTTTTATGTTCAAAGCTTAGAACTGTTAATaaacaaactaaaaacaatcATCATTGACCGATTAAGAACCAACATTTTTCATAAAAGGGAACTTTTGGTGGTTTGGTTACGAGGTGACCCCAAATCGTaccttatttttaggtttattaaatagttattggTATTACTGCCATGTGACGAATAACAATCATTAGAATTAACAAAACATGTGattattgtcaaaaaaaataaatattttagcttttaaacattaaataaacaataaaaatacttttgaaaacaAGGGGACATTTCCAAATGGACACCCATGTAACTTAATGGATAAAGTAAAGACGAGATCACAATAATCAAAAATTTACACAAATACTCAGTGAATAAAAAAAGGACTACAATATATGTACTAAAATCAGTAGATAgagttttaaacataaaaaaacttaatattacttcataaaatattacttattaattgCACATGAATTAAATAAGTACAGACAAAGTCACGGTAAAAACTACATATACTCAATGTGCGTGCGACTTTACTGTGTCCGTTTGGTTACATTTTTCTAGTCCGGCTATATGTTACGCTTCAAATTGTTACCAAACGGACGTAACGATTTGTCTGGGCCagaattaaatatattcaaaataatacaaaactaaCCACAATATTCAACTTATTTACTTGACAAATAACTGTATGagacatagttttatttaatataaacagtATTTCAGTTACTTAATGTTTAAGCTGCATAAACTCTTGAACAAAACGGACAAAATATTGAGTAAAATTACATGTCAACAACAGCAGGTCACGATGGTCGCGATTTTGACCgtttcaaatcaaatttaacgttTGAATAAGCTTTATCTGTGGTCACAGGTTTgccaggataaaataaaacctaaaatgttggtaaaaaatatttcgctACTTGGCGAAAACTGCGTAACCAACCCGGACTATGTCCGATTCGCGATTTCGGCGGGAGAACGGTTTTATCGAATTTAGACCCTGTTATTGAAGTTTTTAAGGCTGTTTTTCATCAATTACAcatttttcaacatttaaactatgccaggaatgcattacttggtGATGCCTTCATAgaaaaaatatgtgtaaaagTCCATCAAAAGTTGAAGTCGGTGAAGGGGACAGTACTACGGGGTGTTTTTATCATATCTAAAAACCTgattttaagtaagaaaaaagtgatttattgagcattaaacttaataaatgatgtgtccatataatatatttcaataaaaaacatttgTCCAGTTAAAAAAATCGTCTTAAGAGTAAATCGCAAAAAATGCAAGGGGACATGCGAAAAACTCaagggtacaactttaaatagaaatgcccttcaagtacctactacctatatcTGAGTGGCATTAGAACCttcaaaatttaaactttattagaTATTAATTAGATGATACGTCAAGTAAGCTTCGCACGTGCAAATAAAGGTGTTAAgtcacaataaataatagtactaagtacagaagactctctaacaaaacgcttctgtcacgatcagcacagatatggccgctaggtggcgacagtgccacgcgcggcttatggctttccccaaaattggggccgaacggatgtacttttagctacctgtagcaaagcgacgaaatcgcggagtgagacacgcctggttaaGTGTAGATAATTCTCACTTCTCAGTATTCAAGTTCAGTAACAatactaaaggatgactcacgtttgaccgggccgtgtccaggccggagcttccggagcttcgttgtCTATGGAAAGCaacacgtgatcacctgtcatctatCATACAAAAGTAAGCTCCGGAAgccccggcccggacacggcccggtcggcccggtcgAAAGTGAGGCATCCATTACTCGGATTGTTACTTGCGATGTCCTCTAACAGCGTACCTACTGTGTAGATTGCAGCAGCGGGAAAtggtacataaataaaatttactgtaCTGTTCTTTTCTCTGTGTATACGTTATGTAAACCCGTCTGTCTGTGCCGCGTGATCCACCTTGGCAGTAACCTCGTTCCCGCGTGACATAACCCGCTTACCCACTCCCAGCCGGATGCACTAGGGCTGCCACTGCCACATGCTACATAATTGCATGTGTACAGTACCAAGTGGTGACTGAAGTTATAATACTATCCTTTTCAATAGCGCTGGGTCACAACGGAACAATCATGAAAGATATTAGAAATTACagtcaaaattcaaaatttctgTATGCAAACACGTTATATCTAGAAATACTAGTGGCTTATTTCATAtaagtttttaacttttaatacaACTAGAAGTCGTTTTACCTCATTTTATCGGAAAGAAatctatacctacataaaaagctTTCAAGAAATGGGTTCTAAGAcccttacctacttataaatccACCAGTTGAACTACTCCCTAAACTGAAATTTCTTCATACTAAAACACTGTCTATGAATAACTCATCGAGGGGCAACCCTAGCGCAGCATCTCAGGGATGTGCTTGTGCGCCACTGCAACGTAACGGGACTCGAAGGTAGTGCTATTATGGATCTGCCGCCAACAGAACATTCTGTTATGATGGAAAATTGTATATGAGGATCAACTCCATGAGGAGGAAACGACTGCTAAAGTCATTTGAAACGGGTTATCGCGTAGTCGAATTATTGCTTCGCTTGACAAGATTCAGGTTTTTTGATAAGTTCGAGTTTCACACTTAAAAttagggtaattccggggtagatGGCCCTAAGGGCGAGATTGCCCATCGAAATATTTCATGGTTCTGATGGCTAGATGTCACTAGTTCTTGTTTAGTACGCTTCACGTCATGCTTGGGAGCAAAGATATGCCCAAATTTTTGGAGTAAAAAAATGTAGCAGTACATAAAATCCTTGTTGATTGTTTTGACTAgtgcaaatattttttagagggTTCATATTTTACATGGTGGTGATGCTAGTGTCTTATTCTAATGGTGTTATTTGCTTTTGGTGCAAAGTATACGGTTGTAGTTTTGTTCTAACCTGAATAAGAATGAAGCTCGAGTCTcaacttgttttgattttagGCGTGGTCTTCGCCCCCGGAAAAAAAGGAGAGATGGCCAGTTCAAGTTGGGGTATTATGGCCATATGGCCGTGAAGGCACACAGTGATGAAGATGTATCTATCACGAATTAGGTATTCCCAAGGTTATCATATAGCAGTGACGATGCCCCCCTATGCATGATAacgaataaa
The Cydia amplana chromosome 22, ilCydAmpl1.1, whole genome shotgun sequence DNA segment above includes these coding regions:
- the LOC134658457 gene encoding uncharacterized protein LOC134658457 → MKLMNCISFLTLITYIAAIPQPDTNIQIQHYDGPVYLGTPPPNFCPFCNSIIKPEAKECENTPEICPQVYGNTYENEPYGITISSDATDPCENDKIALGKINLGENCKPMLHTSIHNIPVTCKYGTGIGNTWSPHGTSLLSNYLPINTACQNTCQVPILTYGNSGNSGTGNSDEPVLVPQKFMYSLILDGEVGTNQKGCDSRMYYY